The Anoplopoma fimbria isolate UVic2021 breed Golden Eagle Sablefish unplaced genomic scaffold, Afim_UVic_2022 Un_contig_7790_pilon_pilon, whole genome shotgun sequence sequence CCGGAGCGGGAGCCCGCGGCTCgggatgtaaacaaacatggcgGCGCCCATGTTCCGGTTGCCGCCCCCCATGTCCCAGTTGCCGCCGTTTCGGTGAAGACGCCTAAGTATTCCGGTAGGGCTGACTGGGAGGCGTTTCATGCTCAATTTGAACTGCTGGCTGACGCTGGGGGATGGACAGTAGAGGCTAAAGCATTGCAGCTGGCTTTGTGCCTCACAGACGACGCGTTGTCgtgcctgctgctgctttcaccGGGGGAGAGACGGGATTACGGAGCTTTAGTGGGGGCCTTGCAGAGGCGGTTTGGACAATGTGTGAAGCCGGAGCTCCTTCGTAATGAGCTTGGTAACCGCTGCAGGAAGCCGGGGAGTCGCTGAGGGTGTTGGCTAATGACATTGAGAGCCTGACACGTAGGGCATATGCACACATGCCCCCAGAGTGCAGAGCGAGTTGGCACGGGACCAGTTCATCAGAGCCCTCCTTCCTCTGGAGCTGCGGGTTCAAGTGCAATTACAGCACCCAATTTCTCTTCAGTCGGCTTTGGAGATGGCCGTGGAGAGGGAAATCATGTGGGGCGCGGTCACTGAGGGGGGCCCAAGAGGGAGTTATCCGGCAGGGGGAGCAGCCCGGGGCCCGGTGGCTGAGGAAAAGCCGGCGTGGGCGACAGAAATTACGGAACTGATAAGGGCCGTATCTCTGCAGCCGTCACGCATTCGACAGCGTCCCGACCAAAGAGCCTGTTGGGGGTGTGGCCAACCTGGACATTTGGTCAGAGATTGCCCCACTTCACGCGCGGGTCCGGGAAACGCCACAGGGCCCGCACAGGGGGGGATGTGCGGACCTTAAACAGTTCTTCCCCCGCTCCCCCCGCCCCAGCTGTTCCAGAAACGGAGGGGCCACGTCAGCACAGGCGGGGAGCCAAGACCCACTTCCCCCAGAAGCAGACGTCATCGAAGCTTCAAGGACGGCGGTGGTGGTGGGTCGACTCGGTGACGGGGATTCGTGCTATGTTCCTGTGGCCGTGGAGGGGTGCCGTGTTCGGCCCTGGTGGATACCGGGTCATCAGTGACGGTGCTCAGACCAGACGTGTGCCCGGAGTGGATTCGGTTGGAGCCCACCGACGTGCAGCTGCGCACGGCCACAGGGGGGCTGGCCCCGATGAAAGGTACGGGGCTACTTACATTGACTTTGGGGGGAAAGGACGTACGTCACCCAGTGTGGGTAGCAGCGGTGCAGGACCCATGTATTCTGGGCTGTGACTTTTTGAAGGCCACAGGTTGCCGACTCGATCTGGACGGGGGCACGGTGAGCTTCCGAGGGGGGCCTGTGATCGCTTTGTTGCCCACTGGCTCAGGTTCGGGGCCGCCCGTGGGGTCCATCTCGCCGGCAGTGTGTGCAGTAGAGCCCGAAGTCAGCGATCCCCTGCCCGTGGCGTCCGTAACCTTTCCCAGGACTTATGTGCCCCAAGCAGCCCAGGCCCAGTCACGACGACTGGAGGGGGGGGCGTCGCCGCCGACCGTGAGGGAGATATGGCTAAAGAACCGGGAGGGGCTGGACGACCAGCAGCAGGAGCGGTTGTGGCAGTTGCTGCTGGAGTTCCAGGACAGTTTTGCTATGGGGGAGGATGACGTGGGCCGGACTCCCTTGGTGCTACACGAGATCGACACTGGGGAGGCCAGGCCTATCAAGTGTCGGCCGCGTCGTCTCCCTTTGGCACGTCAGGAGGCGTGTGACCAAGCGGTGGAGGACATGCTGCAGGCAGGCGTAATTGAGCCTTGTGACAGTCCTTGGGCGTCCGCTGTCGTCATGGTCCCCAAAAAGAACGGCACCTGGCGGCTCTGCCCGGACTACAGGCCGGTGAACGGGGTGACTAAAAAAGATTCGTACCCACTGCCGCGCATCGACGAGTCCCTGGACTTAGTCTCGGGATCGTCCTGGTTCTCTGCCTTGGACCTCCGCAGTGGGTACTACCAGGTGCCCCTCTCCCCAGAAGCAAGACCCAAGACAGCGTTCTGCACGGGCCGGGGTTTGTGGCAGTTCCAAGTCCTTAGTTTTGGACTGTGTAACGCTCCAGCCACCTTCGCCCGCCTGATGGACCGGGTTTTGTCAGGCATCCCCCGCCAACAGTGCCTGGTATACCTGGACGATATCTTGGCGCATGGCAGCTCCTTTGACTCCGCCCTCGAGTCCCTGCGCCGGGTGCTGGAACGGATCCGTGCAGCGGGCCTGAAGCTGCATCCAGATAAGTGTCACTTCATGCGCAGAGAGGTACAGTTCTTGGGGCACACAGTGGGGGGACGGCATCAGCACAATGGAAGCGAAAGTGCAGGCGGTTGCAGACTGGCCCACCCCGGCTAATCAGAGGCAGCTCAAGAGCTTCCTGGGCCTGGCTTCCTATTACCGGAAGTTTGTGAGGGGTTTTTCATGCTTGGCTGCTCCTCTTTACAGGCTGCTACAAAAGGACAGTGTCTTCCTGTGGACTGAGCAGTGCCAGGGGGCGTTCACCAGCCTTCAGCGTGCCCTGAGCGAGTCCCCCGTGCTAGCCCCAGCTGACCCCTCGCTGCCGTTCATGCTGGACACCGATGCTAGTGGCGTCGGAGTGGGAGGGGTGCTCTCCCAAGTGGGGCCTGATGGAGAAAGAGTGGTGGCGTACTTTAGCCGGGCCTTTAACAAGGCGGAGCGGCGTTACTGCGTTACCCGCAGAGAGCTCTTGGCCGTAGTGCTTTCCATCCGTCACTTCAGGTACTACCTCTGCGGCCTGCCTTTTACAGTGAGGACCGACCACTCTGCTCTCCAGTGGCTCATGACCTTCAAAGAGCCGGAAGGGCAGGTGGCCAGGTGGTTGGAGGAACTCCAGGCCTACGTCTTCCGAGTGGAACACCGGGCTGGAGCCCGACACACCAACGCCGACGCACTCTCTCGGCGGCCCTGCGCTGCCGAGGGTGTCGCTGCTGCGAGAGGAAGGAGGCCCGCGAGAGAGAGCTGcgggcagaggaggagggatgcgCCGCGGTGCAGCAGTTGGAGGTCATCTGCCGAGGGTTGGAGACCATAGATGGAGGCGATTGGAgaaagcagcaggagcaggataCCGACCTTCAGCCGGTGTTGCAGTGGGTGGAGGCGCAGCGAAAACCACCGTGGGAGGAGGTGGCCGGCCTCTCCAGAGATGTCAAGGGACTGTGGACCAAGTTCGGAGCTCTGCGCCTCTGCCGGGGCGTGCTGCAGCAGGCCTGGAAGGAGCCGGCCACGGGCGAAGAGAGGTGGCAGGTTGTGGTTCCCAAAGGCCTGCAGGGGGCAGTGCTCGAGGCCATGCATGGAGCCGCAGGGTCGGGGCACTTTGGGGTTGCAAAGACACTCCGACGACTACGCCAGGGTTTTTACTGGGGCCGGTCCCGGAGGGATGTCGAGGACTTTTGCCGTCGGTGTGACCCCTGCACCGCACGGAAGGGCCCCACCGGGCGCTCACATGCTCCCCTTCAGCAGTTTCTGGTGGGCGCACCTATGGAGAGGGTGGCGGTGGATGTGGTGGGGCCGCTGCCCCGCTCGGACCGTGGCAACCGCTTCGTTCTCACTGCCATCGACTACTTCTCCAAGTGGCCCGAAGCCTATGCCATCCCCGATCAGGAAGCTGAGACCGTGGCCGACGCCCTGTTGGAGGGCATGTTCAGCCGTTTTGGGGTGCCAGAGACATTGCATAGCGACCAGGGGAGAAACTTCGAGTCCCGGGTGTTCTCCGCTATGTGTGAGCGCCTGGGCATCCATAAGACCCGCACCACTCCCCAGAGGCCGCAGAGTGATGGACTGGTGGAGCGCTTCCACCGCACCATGGGCCAACAGCTGGCCATCCTCACCTCCCAGCACCAGAGAGACTGGGATAACCACCTTCCCCTGGTTCTCATGGCTTGCCGCACCGCTGTGCAGGAGTCTACGTCATGCACGCCGTCCCTTCTCATGCTGGGAAGGGAGCTTCGTACCCCGGCGGAGTTGGCGTTCGGTCGTCCACCGGATGCCCCAGACTGTTCCCCTGGCCCTGAGTATGCCAGGAGACTCCAAGACCGCCTGGAGTCGGCCCACCTATTTGCCCAGGAGCAACAGCAGAGGGCAGGGGTGAGGCAGAAAAGAAATTACGACATAAAAAGCAAAGGCCGGCATTTCCAGGCGGGAGAGCTAGTTTGGGTGTTCAATCCCCAAAGGAAGAAGGGGAGATGTCCTAAACTGGACAGTCCTTGGGTGGGCCCCTGTCGAGTTCTGGAGAGGCTGGGTGAGGTGGTGTACCGGTTGCACCTACCACCTAAAGGAAGGAGGGTGGCACTGCACAGAGACAGACTGGCTCCGTACCAAGGGGGTGCCTCCCCACTGGCCCAGGGGGGTCCCGTTACCCCTCGCTGCCGCCCTGCCGCCTCCAATCCCACCCCCGGCGACACCGGCGGGGCCTCGGTCTGACGCCTTTCCCCCAACTGCCGGGGATAACCGGCCCTCCCCTGTATCCGATACCCTTTGCCCCCCGtccccccttcccctcccaGGTGCTGAAGACCCCGTACCCTTTGCACCGGAGTCCCGGGGAGGGGGCTCTCGACGGCCCAGGGGGCCACCAGGGCACTTAAAAGACTTTGTTTGCTATCTGTAGGATGGGTTTAGTAATGTTGTTCAGCGTTGTTCCTGTTGttatgtggggggggggggttgaagcACGTTATGTTAAAGAGTAGTTACGTTATTCtgagggctgtttttttttttttttctgtgattccTCGGGGCGAGGAACTTTGTGAAGGGGGGTAATGTAGCGTCACAGGGTTTGGGAGGAAGGGGCGGGCCGTCTGAGAGGGGTCCCTGGGGGTTTACTTCCGGGCGGGAGttctcaggtgtgtgttttcCGGTTGAGCTGCGCCTGTTGGTCCTATGTTGGAATCTAATAAACCTGATATCAAAGTACTTCGCTCACTCATATTCACACTCTGTCTCCTACTACTGCTCATATATCCAAcagttgtattattatatagaaATACTACGAAGGTTGTTCTGGTTAATTggtgataagataagataagataagataatcctttattagtcccgcagcggggaaatttgcagacttacaacagcgtagagtaaagtgcacacaagagacatagcagaagaagacaagctaaaaataaaaataaaaaataaaaaatgaaaaataaaaataaaataaaacaagtattataaatgagcaataaaaaaaaaaaaaaacagtagaaaaaacaacaataactgaaatactatatttacagacagagaaaaaaacaacaactatttcaactacttttaacttttttaaccattattgcacagtgtttctattgtcatgttattatgttattattgtcctgtggtcatgtggtctgctgggagcagagctggttgtgcagcctgacagcagcaggaaggaaggacctgcggtacctctccttcaccaccgggggtgaatgaaggacctgcagtacctctccttcaccaccgggggtgaagcagccggtggctgaaggagctgcacagagctgccagggtgttctgcatgggggggggaggtgttgttcatcagggatgacagcttggccatcatcctcctgtctcccaccacctccaccgtatccaatggacaccccagcacactgctggccttcctgacaagcttgttgagtctcttcttgtctgctgctgagatgctgctgctccagcagaccactgcataaaagatggctgatgccaccacagagttgaaaaaggtcctcaggagtgctccctgcactccaaaagacctcagtctcctcagcagatagagtctgctctgaccctttttatacagtgcctttgaatgattagtccagtccagtttattgttcaagtgaacacccaggtacttataagattgcacaatctcaatgtcctgtccctggatgttcactggttccggaggacagtgttttccccggcggaagtccaccaccagctctttggttttaccagagttgatctggaggcggttccgccggcaccatcctgtgaagtcctggttcagttctctgtattccctctcatcgcctgcggagatgagaTACAGTAAATCTAGacaaatgttttcctctttgtttctgtcaatgTCCTTTGAGACTTGACATTGATAAAAAAGCATCAGTTCTTTTtatgtaatataaatgtgttactGGTTGTATCTCTGTCTGGAGTGTTCACTCTCTTACTGCTGTTGAGTAACGAGTTTGTCTTTCACATCTAAAGAGTGTTCAATTTGATAATTTAATCATCACCCGTATGTACAAATCTTTGTTTGCGTTGATTGGAAGCTTGGCTGTGGGTGTTAATTAACAAGTGTAAAAAGTTAAGCCTTAGCTTCAAAAGTAAcccatttaaaaaagggactGTCGGGGCACACAAGAATAATCAAGTCCTGGGGaaacaattttctttctttttttttttcagccaataGATCCTCCTAAATCCTACACAATGCATCTTTTAAGCacctcatttcttttttttcccagaccTTGGCAGCTACAAACAGCGTACaaacaatgaattaaataaGGAGCTATCTAATCAAAGAAAAGTAACAAGAATTTAACCAGACAGAACAATGGGAGATTTACagacttttattaaaaacaatgtacaGTACACGTTCACATTTGAGCTAGCTAACATTAGACCAATGAGatttacattacagttacaTTGAGTCAGATTCCTTTGGTTAATTCCAAGCAAGGATGATATAAAAGTGTCTGTTCTTcagtggcttttattgtgaaggatgTTACAGAAGTAGTGAGGCAGTGATGCGCTGCTGTTATGTTGCAGTCATATGGTTGTGAAGTCTATGGAACCCCAgagatattattttatttatgttctatatttctatattttattattttataaaacttgCACAATGAATGTATGAAGGCACACTACAGTGAGTcagtaatgtaaaatgaattttGTATAACTTCAAAACAAGATTtgaacaaatgcaaacaaaacagttaaaatagtACATTTTTGAATAACAAATATTTGATCACAAATAAAGTGAATTTGTTACACTGAGGTAGATTAAGAGTCTCTTTTACTTAAGTTGTTATTCACAATtggatgtgtctctgtgtcctagCTCCTCCTCAGAAATGTACAACACTGAGAACAGTCTCTGGACAACGTTTATTAGTTAAGATTgtgtcattgttgttattatcacatttcaGTTTCATCGTCTTTCTGTGGATGTCTGTTACAGTTGAAAAactgataatataatattctataataatataacacagTGAAAGGAGCCATTCTacattagtacttttactttgatactttacattttgctgataattcCTCTGCACTTTTACGTTAGGAATAGTTCACCAAAACAATATGAAAGCATCTCAATGGTCcaagaaaaaatgattaaccATTCTTTGGCTcctgaaaaaaaatagacttaaataattcaataatggACAATATATCCCAATAAGAGATATCATTATGTACGGTGTAGACATGCTGAAGACCATACTGGTTTATCACAACTATATGACAATACGTTCCCTTGCAGTGAGTGTTAAGGACAGtgtaaagtcataaataaatacacaggtAACCTCAGACCCTGCAGTAGAAATACAGACTgatgaagaggggaggagagtaGAGTTGTGTTTGGAGGAGGGACTCATCCATTTAAAGAAGAGAGCAGTTCCTGTTTGtcagagaagaaggaagagaggcGGTGGTGAACCATCAGAGTCTCATCATGAAAGTCCGTCACACTTTgatcgtcttcttcttcttcctctgtgagtattaactttgtatttctatcactctttattctctcttcttcaaatgtttatcTGAAGTTAATACGACACTTCACTTGATTTATCTAAgtcagactgctgaagcctcaCATGAGCTCAGAATATATTTTCATGCTCTTTGTGTCCAGTGtggaaagaagaacaaaaactatttcaatgtGATTATGAGCGTGTGAGTATTGTTTTAGGACAAActtgaaaaaataattataagtaCTTTATGAATAAAAGGTACATGAGGAAGGAAAATGAACGGCACAAACTCACTTATCATCAGTAAGAGCATTTACTGTAAAAGCGTTGAGACTTCCCACAGCCCAAGATTAAATATCTCAATAGCTTGTTTTATTCAACGAGTACAAACCCCAGATATTCAGTTAAATATCAGACATATGACATAAAAAGTGTTGAATCCTGACATTCTACAAGCTGGAACCAGCACATGTTTGAAGAATCACTAAAACGATTATTTGATTATCAAAGTAGTTCTGTTTATTAATAGTTGCAGCTCTACTTTtatcaaatgtaacaaaatgccttcttgtttcctttgttgtatttttacagtaaCAGAGTTTGTGTGACCCTGACTGTTGGTAGAGATGTTGTAACTTCCCCAAATTCAGAATATCCGCTGTATGTGGTATGAAACATATCTCTCCTCCTACAGACAAATAGGAACCTTTGAAAATAACcagccaaaacaaagcaaacagcatTTTGAAACAGTGGTGTGGTAATAACATGTAGATGTTGAAAGTCAAGCAGCCGTTGTTGTTTGTGCTCTCTACCTCACTGtgtaaagtctttaaaatgaataaagatggAGTGTGCAGAACATGGACTAAAGAGTGCAAATGTTCacagaataagaaaaaataagagtTCATAATAATGATTTGCATTAATGTAACCCATTAAGTAGGACATGGACACTTTATGTTAATGTAACATGTAGCATGGctagaagaagaacaaagatgTCAAAGTCTCCAATCTTCAGTCACAGACCTAACTGGTTGAactgggcagctcccagtgTGACTCTGTGGATCTTTGTTAACGTGAAGCAGGAAATATCGTGATCAGACTACAGCATCTTACAGGAAGTACATACAGTAACTAATGATTGTTCATCTTTTCAGCAGATCTGCAGGATGGAAACAACGGTCTGGTCAAAGCCCAAGTCTATtcaggagctgaaggaggagatgtCAGAGTTAAATGTCCGTCTACGTTTCAAAGCAGGAAGATCTTCTGTAAGGAACCGTGTGAACAAGAAGACATTCTCATTGAAACAAAGAAATTCAAAGATCAGAAAGGCAGATACAGCATTGAATGGATGAGTGGAAGCAGAGATGTTGATGTGACCATCAGACAGCTGACCAAGTCTGACTCAGGACTGTACAGGTGTGTTTCTGGATCTTCATCACAGCAGATTGAAGTCATCGTTATAGATGGTGAGTTTCTacttaaagtcatttaaatgttctttcttgTCTGAAGAAGACCTTAACATTAATACTGATTCAATTAGTCACATTTTGACAGGTCTGCTGTTAAGTATAACTGATCAAACTGATCCATAGTATAAGTGGACTACACACAAAACCacttattgttttgatttcataTCAGTGGCAGAAGCTGATAGATATAAGTGTGTCATTGTGGATGCTTTGAACGGTGTTTTCTAGACTTTTTCCTGTAGAGGTGTTACAGTTTCAACAGGGTGTGCTTCTGAAGAGAACGTTTCCATCGACAGGTAGTAGACTATTTACTAGTTGTAGTACTAATAGTGTTCACCTGCCAACACAACATATtacaatcaggagagacttcattAGAATGGACattcatttattacacatgcataagaaatGAATTGTGCAAAGTCTTTGGGGATTGGACTCCATCCTGAAGTataacagaggggcagtgatgctgaggtcagacagtCATAATCCCCCTGatgtccagacactggtggtggtggtgatgtaggGAGTCGCTGCATCTGATGATGAATGAGGAGTATGACTGTGATGCTGACTGGAGGTGacggggtggaggagggtcacatCTGATCGTGCtgcaatgacaactgacagcagcagagaggagaacattttaaagtttgacagcaacaatgtgattggctaaaggaaCCTCTGTAgaatctggttggttaactttaagtgaaGGTGGAGTCAcgtggagagagagactgagattatgaatgaaaaggagtgtGAAgagagtcttcctgactgaacttcatttatattaatatatgtaacAGTGTAACTGTGAATCATCATCTTAACTACAGATAGTAACTATTGATTGTTCATCTTGTCTACAGCTCTGCTGGATGGAGATCCTTCTGAAGAAAAAACCCTCTATTCAAGAACTGGAGGAAATGTCTTAGTTGAATGTTTCTTTGATACCTCTGGATCCAGGATATACTTCTGTAAGGGAGAATGTAAAGATGAAGACATTCTTGTTGAAACAACTGATTTCACagctcagagagacagatacagcATCAGATATGTACCAGGAGCTCCATCAGGAGTATTTCTGTATGTGGGCATCAAACAGCTGACCATGTCTGACTCTGGACGGTACCGGTGTGTTCTGGACAAGCCTTTAGCTTCAGATCCTTACCATGAGTTTGAGATCGTTGTCACAGATGGTGAGTTTCTACtacagaatgaaaatgtttgttcatgTCTCTGGAGGTCTGAAGAGAGTTTTCACTGACAGCAGCTGATGTTTTAAATTCCATCAGTGTGAACGCTGATAAATGCTCATTTAAAACAGTTCAGCTGACACACAAGAGAATCTCATCTCTCTCATATTTCATCATCAGTCCCATCAGCCTCCACAGCAACAACGACTCAGAGTTTTAACTCCACTTCAGGAAGTTCTGGACCAACAACTAGAGGTACatccacacactgtatgtgacaGATGAAGCTTTAAGTATTGCACTgaaaatgtcctggaaaatgaTTTCCAGAGTGGGACTCCTGACTCAATGATCAACGATCAAATATCATTGATGCAAAGTTACAACATCAATACATACCATCATCTTCAAGATACgtctttatgtttatgttccCATGGCACATCTGTGTCACCATATCTGTCCAAGCTTCCTCTCTCAGAGCCCAGTTATGAAATGATCTCATCATATTTTAGTTGCTTTTTGTGAgttgatataaatataacagaTTATGTTAAATGGGTTTATGATATTGTCTCATATTGATGACAAGCATCCGAAGCGAAAACGCATCGTGGCAGGTTTTGTGATATCAGCAAATATCGTATCGTTGtccaaataattattataatattatatcatGATGAATGATCTCACAGTAAATgactctgcagtgttttttagATGAAACAGGGAGCacactgaactgcaggctgatGAGTGTGTTTAGAGCTGCAACCACCAGCAACCCTCCGTTAAAACAAACTGTtcccctcttcatcctcactcaggTGTGTGGTTGTATGCAGTGATTGTTGTGGTCATTGTCATCGTCTCAGGACTGGCGCTGATGATATTCTGTATTCGGAGGAACACCAAACCTGATGGTGAGGCAACAGGACAAACTTACACAGTGACACCAACAACTGGAACTTCCTCATTGCTGAAGTGGTTTAAATGTTGACATAagaaattattatattcctttattgatccccaacactcgaatttcccccatggggatcaataaaggaatataatcaTTTCTTATGTCAACATTTAAACTTGACCAAGCATGGCACAGAAGATCCCTGAGATCACAAACAGGA is a genomic window containing:
- the LOC129115962 gene encoding uncharacterized protein LOC129115962, with the protein product MKVRHTLIVFFFFLSDLQDGNNGLVKAQVYSGAEGGDVRVKCPSTFQSRKIFCKEPCEQEDILIETKKFKDQKGRYSIEWMSGSRDVDVTIRQLTKSDSGLYRCVSGSSSQQIEVIVIDALLDGDPSEEKTLYSRTGGNVLVECFFDTSGSRIYFCKGECKDEDILVETTDFTAQRDRYSIRYVPGAPSGVFLYVGIKQLTMSDSGRYRCVLDKPLASDPYHEFEIVVTDVPSASTATTTQSFNSTSGSSGPTTRGVWLYAVIVVVIVIVSGLALMIFCIRRNTKPDGVNTRGTSEGTNMEIALYENCSPVSPSEDSTYQSLDPASRDQDQTYSTLTHT